The Nocardioides marmorisolisilvae genomic interval AACAGCGCGCCCCGCACCCCCACGACGCGGGGCGGATCCAGCCCGACCCTCCGGCGACTGGCCATCCGGCCACCGGCAGCGGGTCATCGGGCTCGTCCACGCCGCGCCGCGGACGCGGCCCGTTGGGACCGTCTCGCCCGGTGCGCATTCAGATCCCCGCGATCGGCGTGAACACGCCGGTCAACCCGATCGGGCTGGCGCCCGACGGCACCCTCGCCGTACCCCAGCCGGGTCCGCACCTGAACCAGGCGGCCTGGTTCAAGAACTCCCCGACGCCCGGACAGCCCGGACCCGCGATCATCGAGGGCCACGTCGACAGCGTCCAGGGCGTGTCGGTGTTCTTCAGGCTCGGCGCGATCAAGCCTGGCGACACGATCCAGGTCCGCCGCGCCGACGGCGTCCGGGTGACCTTCACCGTGAACGCGGTCCGCGACTTCAAGAAGGCCAGCTTCCCCACCAAGGTCGTGTACGGAGGCGACCTGTCGACGCCGCAGCTGCGATTGATCACCTGCAGCGACTTCGACGAGTCCCTCCACCACCACGTGGGCAACGAGGTGGTCTTCTCCCATCTGACCCACGTGGACCGACCCTCCGGGAGGTCCCGATGAAGCCGAAGCTCACTCGGATCACACCCGCTGCAGCCGCGGGGCTGCTCGCCTGAGCTTCACCCATCAGCGCACGGCACCGGGGCACGAGGCCTCAGGAGTAGACGTGCGGCGCGAGCGTGCCGATGTCGCGCAGGTTGCGGTAGCGCTCCTTGTAATCCAGCCCGTAGCCGACGACGAACTCGTTCGGGATGTCCCAGCCGACGTACCTGACCTCGACCGGCATCTGCAGCGCCTCCGGCTTGCGCAGCAGGGTGCATATCTCGACCGACGCCGGGTTCCGCGAGGCCAGGTTGGAGGTGAGCCACGACAGCGTCAGGCCGGTGTCGATGATCTCGTCGACGATCAGCACGTGCCGGCCGGTGATGTCGGTGTCGAGGTCCTTGAGGATCCGCACCACACCGGAGGACTTGGTGCCCGAGCCGTAGGACGAGATCGCCATCCAGTCCATCTCGACGTGCCGATGGAAGCTGCGGGCGAGGTCCGCCATCACCATCACCGCCCCACGGAGGATGCCGACGATCAACACGTCGCGGCCGTCGTAGTCCGACTCGATCACGGCAGCCAGCTCGGCCAGCTTGTCGTGGATCTGCTTCTCGGTGAAGAGGACGTTGACCAGGTCGCCCTCGACGTCGGCTTCATCCATGGCCGCAAGACTGCCACAGGGATGATCCGGGCCGGTCGCCGCGTTGGGCAACACATGCGCCTCTCGGTCCTCGACCTCGTCCCCGTGCGATCCGACCAGTCCACCGGCGACGCGCTGACGGCGACCCGTCGGCTCGCGCGCACGGCCGACGAGCTCGGGTTCCACCGCTACTGGCTCGCCGAGCACCACAACATGCCGGCGGTGGCGGCGACCAACCCGCCCGTGCTCATCTCGATGGTCGCGGCGGCCACCGAGCGGATCCGGGTCGGCTCCGGCGGCGTGATGCTGCCCAACCACGCCCCGTTGGTGGTCGCCGAGCAGTTCGCGCTGCTCGAGGCGGCCTTCCCGGGCCGGATCGACCTCGGCATCGGCCGCGCCCCGGGCAGTGACCCTGTCACCTCGTGGGCGCTGCGGCACGGCGCCGGCGGAGTCGACGACCAGGCCGTCGCGCGCTTCCCGGAGTACGTCGACAACGTCGTGGCGATGATGGGTCCCGAGGGTGTCGGCCTGCAGTTGCAGGGACGGACCCATCCGCTGCGGGCCACCCCGCATGCGGTCGGGCGCCCGCCGGTATGGCTGCTGGGATCCTCGGACTACTCGGCCCGGCTGGCGGCCGAGCGCGGACTTCCCTACGTCTTCGCGCACCACTTCTCCGGGCAGGGCACCGCCGAGGCGCTCGCGCTCTACCGCGAGGGCTACCGCCCGACCGAGGAGAACCCGACCCCGCGCACGTTCCTGACCGTCAACGCCTCCGTGGCCGAGTCGCCCGCGGAGGCGCTGCGGCTCGCACTGCCGCAGCTGCAGGCCATGGTGGCGCTGCGCACGGGCGGTCCGCTGCTCCCGCAGCGCCTCGTCGAGGATGCGGAGGCCGACCCGGTGCCGGCCACCCATCAAGGCCTGCTCGACGCGATGGCGCGACGGTGGGTGATCGGGTCTCCTGACGAGGCAGCCAAGGCGGTGCGGGAGCTCGCCTCGACGTACGACGTGGACGAGGTGATGGTGCATCCGGTCGCCGGCGCCCATACCGGCACCGCCGCCGATGCCTCACCTGCCCGCGAGGAGACCCTTCGGCTGCTGACCGCTGCCCTCTGACAGCTCGCCCGCTGCTCCGACGACTTTCCCATGTTAGGAACCCAAGAGTCGTCTTCCCACACGAGCTCTCCTGGGTGATGAGCGACCTTGACCTCTTAACCTGGGAAAAGTCACGTTCGACGGAAGCGGAGCGTCTCGCCCTCGGCGTACGCCGTGACGAACCCGGGCAGCTGGACCTCCTTGCCGCTGGTGCCGACGAGCCGGAGCATCGCGAGCACGTGGGAGCGGGTGAGGTCGGACGGGGTCGCGCCCGCCTCGACCGCCGCGCGTCGGACCAGCCGGGAGCGGATCGCCTCACCGGCGCCGTCGACGGCGTCCAGGTCAATTCCGTCGTCGAGTCGGGCCCGCTGGTAGGCGTCGTCGACGAGCGGGTCGATGAGCTCGAGGTCCTCCCGCAGCTGCTCCGCCGTGCGGGCCAGCGCCGCGGCGATCCCCGGACCAAGCTCGCGCTCGAGCGTCGGCATCACCGTGTGCCGGATCCTGGACCGGACGAACCGCGGGTCCGCGTTGTGCGGGTCGGTCCACCACTCGATGCCCTGCGCGCGGCACGCCGCCTCGGTCTCGGCGCGGGTGAGGTCGAGAAGCGGCCGCGCGAACCCGACCCGGCTGCCCTGCTCGACGTACTGACGCCGCATCCCTTGTAGGGAGCGGGCGCCCGACCCGCGGGTGAGCCCGAGCAGGACGGTCTCGGCCTGGTCGTCGAGGGTGTGCCCGAGCAGGACCAGCCGGGCCTCGAAGTGCTCGGCGAGCTGTCCGAGCGCGGCGTACCTCGCCTCCCGCGCCCCGGCCTCGACGCCGCCCGTCCGGGCGTCGACGGTGACCCTGATCGACGCGGTCTCGTCGGCGCCGAGCAGGGCCATCTGGCTGACGACCTGCTCGGTGTGCCCCGCTGACCCGTCCTGCAGACCGTGGTCGACGGTGACGCCGACGACCCGCAGGGCAGCCTTGCGCGCCTCGAAGACGCAGCCGGCCAACAGGGCGAGCGAGTCCGCGCCGCCGGAGCAGGCGACGAGGACGGCCTCGCCCGGCTCGACCTTCAGGTAGGGGCGTATGGCGAGCCGCACGGCCGCCACGGCCGCCTGGGGGCCGGTCATCGCTATCCGTGGACGCGGCGCAGCCAGCTGTCCGGGTCGAGGATCTCCGCCTTCGAGGGGAGGTTCTCGGGCCCGGCCCACACCGCGTTGAAGCCGTCCATGCCGACCTTGTCGATCGCTGCGCGGACGAAGACCGCGCCGTCGCGGTACTGCGCCATCTTCTGGTCAAGGCCGAGCAGCCGGCGCAGCAGCCGGTCGAGGACGCCCACGCCCTTGCGCCGCTGGGTGAACTTGCGCCGGATGTCGGCCACGCTGGGGATCACCTCGGGGCCGACGCCGTCCATCACGACGTCGGCGTGCCCCTCGAGCAGGCTCATCACTCCGGTCACCCGCTCGATCACCTGCTTCTGCTCCGGGGAGGCGAAGAGGTCGATGAGGCTGCCTCCCTGTCCTGAGCCTGTCGAAGGGGCTTGTCCTGAGCCTGTCGAAGGGCGCTGTCCTGAGACCAGGTCGCCGACCCGCTTGACGAGCTCGCCCAGGAACTCGGTGGGGTCGGTCCTGATGCTGCCGACGATGTTGCCCATCTCGGCCTGCAGGTGGTCGCGCATCCACGGTACGGCGGTGAACTGCACGCGGTGGGTCTCCTCGTGCAAGCAGACCCACAGCCTGAAGTCGTGCGGGTCGACGCGCAGCTCGCGCTCGACGTGGACGACGTTCGGAGCCACCAGCAGCAGCCGACCACCGGCACCGCCGGCAGAGTAGAACGGATCGAACTGGCCGAGGACCTTGCCGGCCAGAAAGCCGAACATCGCCCCGAGCTCGACCCCGGTGACCCGTGAGCCGATGGCCGTGGCCAGCGCCGACGGTGCGCCCTTGCGCTCGGTCAGCTTGCCGAGCAGCGGCCCGATCACGGTTTCGAAGGCGTCGGCGTTGGCCTGGATCCAGCCAGGCCGGTCCACCACCAGGACCGGCGCGGTCACCTCCTCGGCGACCAGGCCGGTGAACTCGCGCACCAAGGGGGTGGACTGGACGGCGCCGGCACGCAGCTCGGCCACGCAGTCGGCCGCCTCCTGGGCGTCCACCTCGGGACCGTCACCCGCCAGCCGAGAGCCGATCCGCACCGCGAGGTCCCAGTCGATCATCCGCGGCGGGGTGTCGTTGTCCATGTTCGTGACCCTACGGGGTGGGCCTCGACGCGCCACAGTGGCAAGCACCGAGCGCGGCCGTGATCCGGTCCAGCGCTTGGCGGGCACCGAGCGTGTCCGCCACCGGCACCCGGTCGGTCAGCGCGGCGAAGATCAGCGGAGTCCCGTCGAGGTCCACCGCCACCCCGGCCAGACCGCTCACTCCGGTCAAGGTGCCGGTCTTGGCACGGACGCGGCCGAGCCCGGCGTGCGGGGCGGTGCGGTAGCGCCCGGCCAGCGAACCCGAGAACCCGGCGACGGGGAGTCCGGTGACCACGTCGCGCAGTCGCGGGTGGGCCGGGCTGGCCGCCGTACGGAACAGGGCGACGAGGGTCTGCGGACGGAGCCGGTCCTCGCGAGACAGCCCGCTGCCGTCGTGCATCCGGAGTCCGCGGGTGGGGATGCCGAGCCGGCCGAGCACCGTGCGGACGGCCGTGGTCCCTCCGGCGAAAGACCCGTCGTTTCGGATGGCGATCCCGACGTGGCGCAGCACTACCTCGGCGGCGTTGTTATCGCTGACGGTGAGCAGGCGCTGCACGATCTCGCCCAGCGGCGCACTCCGCACCGCGGCGATCCGGCGGCCGGCTGGCCGGGCCGTTCGAGGGGTCGGGGATCCGAGGACCTTCACCCCGGCCGCACGGAGCTGACCGGCGAACACCGCGGCCGCCGCAGCGGCGGGGTCGCTCACGTAATGGCCGGCGCCGTCCTCGGCCTCATCGACCCACAGCGCTGAGATCGGCGGCACCACGTCCTCGGGCAGGTACGTCGAGGGCCAGGCCGGGTTGACCGCCGGCCCGGTGAACAGCGACGCGTCGTAGCCCAGCCGCACCTTGCCGACGCCCTCCCGTCTGAGCGCCGCGGCGGTGCGGGCGGCCAGCTCGGCCGTGGTGGCCCGCTGCGGGTAGAGACCCTTGGCCCGCTTCGCCGTGCTGGCCAGGAACGGGTCGCCCCCACCGACCAGCACGATCCGGCGACTGCCGGGCACCTGGTCCACGGTGGTGCTGAACCGCCTCATCGGTCCGAGCACCTGGAGCGCCGCAGTGGAGGTGAGCAGCTTCATCGTCGATGCCGGGCGCACTGCGGAGTCCCCACGCCGGTAGACGATCGTGCCGTCGAGATCGGCGACCAGCACGTCGACCCTCTTGCCGAGTGCGTGGTCGGCGACGTACGGCGCCAGCGCGCGACGTACCGCCGCGGGGTTGAGCCGACCAGCCGATGCCACCGGCGCGACCCGGCGGGCGGCCGGCTGCTCCGCGAGCTGCAACCCGGCAGGCGGGCTGACCGCGCCGGGGTCGGTCCGGGGGTTCGGCTCGAGGCCGAGTCGGTCGCTCAGGTCCAACCGCCACTGGCCGACCGCCAGCAGGGCCACCGCGACCACGAGCACCACGACCAGTCGGCGCAGCCAGCGACGGCCGCGACGCCGTGCTGGGGTCACGGTGGGGTGGTCTTGCTCACGCTGCGGCAAGAACTCCCCCTTTCGATGCCCCGATCGGGGCCGATGTGCGCGAGACTGGGCGGCGGACTGGGCGAGGCGCCCAGCGATGATCTTGGCAAAGCATGGCGGATGCGCCGCAGAGAGGGGCCACGGCAGTGGAGTTCGACGTCCTGGTGGAGATCCCGAAGGGGAGCCGCAACAAGTACGAGGTCGACCACGAGTCGAACCGGATCCGCCTCGATCGCCACCTGTTCACCTCCACGATGTATCCCGCCGACTACGGCTACATCGAGGACACCCTCGGCCAGGACGGCGACCCGCTGGACGCACTCGTGCTGTTGCAGGAGCCCACCTTCCCCGGCTGCCTGATCAAGTGCCGCGCGATCGGCATGTTCCGGATGACCGACGAGGCGGGCGGCGATGACAAGGTGCTCTGCGTGCCCTCGACGGACCCGCGCCTGGAGCATCTGCGCGACATCAACCACCTGCCGAAGTTCGACCGGCTGGAGATCCAGCACTTCTTCGAGGTCTACAAGGACCTCGAGCCCGGCAAGTCGGTCGAGGGTGCCGAGTGGGTCGGCCGCACCGAGGCCGAGGCCGAGGTGGTGGCGTCGTTCAAGCGGCTCAAGGACCAGGGCGAGCACTGACCCATCCGCGTGCCGATCCATCCGCCGTACTGATCCATCCGCCGTACCTCACCCAGGAAGAGACACGTTCACACACCGACTCTCCTGTGTGAACATGACCCTTGGGTTCTGAACCTGGGAAAGTCAGCCCCGCACGCCCCGGAAGTAGCCGATCGCACCGGACAGCTCCATGGTGGTCTCGGTGAAGCCGGCCTCGGCGAGCCAGGAGAGTACGTCGGCGGGGGTGCCGCTGGGGCCGAGCAGGCCGGCCAGTTGACCGACGGCCATCACCGGCAGCGAGCGCGGATCGGCGCCGTGGAGCAGCGCACTGCCGGTGATCACGCCGCCGGGGGCGGTGACCCGGCCCAGCTCCAGCACGGCCCGGCGCGGGTCCAGGAAGCAGTGCAGCCCGGTGAAGCTCACCACCAGGTCGAACTCGCCGTCACCGAACTGCAGGTGCTGCACGTCGGCGACCACCGGCTCGACCTGGGCCGCCACACCACGCTCGGTCGCCGCCGCCATGGTGCGGTCGAGCATCAGCGCGGAGATGTCTGCGGCCACGTAGCGCAGCCCCTGGCCGGGCCGTAGGCCGCGCAGCGCGACGCCACCGCCGCACGGCACATCGAGTACGGCGGAGCCCGCCGGCTGTCGGCCGATCTCCGCTGCCGCGGCGTAGAGCCGACGCAGGTCCGAACCGATCCCGAGCCGCCACAGCAGGCCACCGGCTCCAGGATGCTCGACCGACCAGTCGTAGAAGTGTCCCCACAGCGGGTCCTGGTGCCATCCGCCCAACCCAGGCAGGCCCAACCGAGGCAGATCCACCCGAGGCAGGTCGAGCCTCGGGGGTCCCAGCCGGGACAGGCCCAGTCGCTCGCGCATCAGTAGCCGTCCCGCTCGAGGATCGCCGCGTGCAGCATCTCCGGCGGCACCCCGAACGCATCGACGAGATCCTCCGCGATCGGCCGCAGCTTGCGCAACAGATCGCCGACCTCGCGGGTGATCGCCTTGGCCCGCTGCGACGACAGCCGGCCGTGCTCCATCCACCAGCCCCGGTCCGCCTCGATCGTGGACAACGCGAAGAGGTCGCACAGCAGCTGCACCGCCACCCGGTTGTCGCCCTCCGGCATCGACCGCACCTTGTCGACGAATGCCTCGAGGACCATCCGCTCGGCGTGCGCCCAGGCGGCCGCGATCACGT includes:
- a CDS encoding LLM class flavin-dependent oxidoreductase, with translation MRLSVLDLVPVRSDQSTGDALTATRRLARTADELGFHRYWLAEHHNMPAVAATNPPVLISMVAAATERIRVGSGGVMLPNHAPLVVAEQFALLEAAFPGRIDLGIGRAPGSDPVTSWALRHGAGGVDDQAVARFPEYVDNVVAMMGPEGVGLQLQGRTHPLRATPHAVGRPPVWLLGSSDYSARLAAERGLPYVFAHHFSGQGTAEALALYREGYRPTEENPTPRTFLTVNASVAESPAEALRLALPQLQAMVALRTGGPLLPQRLVEDAEADPVPATHQGLLDAMARRWVIGSPDEAAKAVRELASTYDVDEVMVHPVAGAHTGTAADASPAREETLRLLTAAL
- the hpt gene encoding hypoxanthine phosphoribosyltransferase, with translation MDEADVEGDLVNVLFTEKQIHDKLAELAAVIESDYDGRDVLIVGILRGAVMVMADLARSFHRHVEMDWMAISSYGSGTKSSGVVRILKDLDTDITGRHVLIVDEIIDTGLTLSWLTSNLASRNPASVEICTLLRKPEALQMPVEVRYVGWDIPNEFVVGYGLDYKERYRNLRDIGTLAPHVYS
- the dacB gene encoding D-alanyl-D-alanine carboxypeptidase/D-alanyl-D-alanine endopeptidase, with protein sequence MPQREQDHPTVTPARRRGRRWLRRLVVVLVVAVALLAVGQWRLDLSDRLGLEPNPRTDPGAVSPPAGLQLAEQPAARRVAPVASAGRLNPAAVRRALAPYVADHALGKRVDVLVADLDGTIVYRRGDSAVRPASTMKLLTSTAALQVLGPMRRFSTTVDQVPGSRRIVLVGGGDPFLASTAKRAKGLYPQRATTAELAARTAAALRREGVGKVRLGYDASLFTGPAVNPAWPSTYLPEDVVPPISALWVDEAEDGAGHYVSDPAAAAAAVFAGQLRAAGVKVLGSPTPRTARPAGRRIAAVRSAPLGEIVQRLLTVSDNNAAEVVLRHVGIAIRNDGSFAGGTTAVRTVLGRLGIPTRGLRMHDGSGLSREDRLRPQTLVALFRTAASPAHPRLRDVVTGLPVAGFSGSLAGRYRTAPHAGLGRVRAKTGTLTGVSGLAGVAVDLDGTPLIFAALTDRVPVADTLGARQALDRITAALGACHCGASRPTP
- a CDS encoding class I SAM-dependent methyltransferase; the protein is MRERLGLSRLGPPRLDLPRVDLPRLGLPGLGGWHQDPLWGHFYDWSVEHPGAGGLLWRLGIGSDLRRLYAAAAEIGRQPAGSAVLDVPCGGGVALRGLRPGQGLRYVAADISALMLDRTMAAATERGVAAQVEPVVADVQHLQFGDGEFDLVVSFTGLHCFLDPRRAVLELGRVTAPGGVITGSALLHGADPRSLPVMAVGQLAGLLGPSGTPADVLSWLAEAGFTETTMELSGAIGYFRGVRG
- a CDS encoding inorganic diphosphatase, with the protein product MADAPQRGATAVEFDVLVEIPKGSRNKYEVDHESNRIRLDRHLFTSTMYPADYGYIEDTLGQDGDPLDALVLLQEPTFPGCLIKCRAIGMFRMTDEAGGDDKVLCVPSTDPRLEHLRDINHLPKFDRLEIQHFFEVYKDLEPGKSVEGAEWVGRTEAEAEVVASFKRLKDQGEH
- a CDS encoding zinc-dependent metalloprotease, giving the protein MDNDTPPRMIDWDLAVRIGSRLAGDGPEVDAQEAADCVAELRAGAVQSTPLVREFTGLVAEEVTAPVLVVDRPGWIQANADAFETVIGPLLGKLTERKGAPSALATAIGSRVTGVELGAMFGFLAGKVLGQFDPFYSAGGAGGRLLLVAPNVVHVERELRVDPHDFRLWVCLHEETHRVQFTAVPWMRDHLQAEMGNIVGSIRTDPTEFLGELVKRVGDLVSGQRPSTGSGQAPSTGSGQGGSLIDLFASPEQKQVIERVTGVMSLLEGHADVVMDGVGPEVIPSVADIRRKFTQRRKGVGVLDRLLRRLLGLDQKMAQYRDGAVFVRAAIDKVGMDGFNAVWAGPENLPSKAEILDPDSWLRRVHG
- the tilS gene encoding tRNA lysidine(34) synthetase TilS — translated: MTGPQAAVAAVRLAIRPYLKVEPGEAVLVACSGGADSLALLAGCVFEARKAALRVVGVTVDHGLQDGSAGHTEQVVSQMALLGADETASIRVTVDARTGGVEAGAREARYAALGQLAEHFEARLVLLGHTLDDQAETVLLGLTRGSGARSLQGMRRQYVEQGSRVGFARPLLDLTRAETEAACRAQGIEWWTDPHNADPRFVRSRIRHTVMPTLERELGPGIAAALARTAEQLREDLELIDPLVDDAYQRARLDDGIDLDAVDGAGEAIRSRLVRRAAVEAGATPSDLTRSHVLAMLRLVGTSGKEVQLPGFVTAYAEGETLRFRRT
- a CDS encoding class F sortase, with the protein product MTDQMPGGATRGRRGVLLLASVVAVIGVILIVVGVRAQQRAPHPHDAGRIQPDPPATGHPATGSGSSGSSTPRRGRGPLGPSRPVRIQIPAIGVNTPVNPIGLAPDGTLAVPQPGPHLNQAAWFKNSPTPGQPGPAIIEGHVDSVQGVSVFFRLGAIKPGDTIQVRRADGVRVTFTVNAVRDFKKASFPTKVVYGGDLSTPQLRLITCSDFDESLHHHVGNEVVFSHLTHVDRPSGRSR